From the Temnothorax longispinosus isolate EJ_2023e chromosome 6, Tlon_JGU_v1, whole genome shotgun sequence genome, one window contains:
- the LOC139814407 gene encoding uncharacterized protein, translated as MGRHCCVLGCSTGVSLPSHTFPKDVIMMNKWRRAVYSERIRDMTNEQLRKCVVCYRHFADTDYEAMYRLRRLKPGVVPSLHLPNSGSNNTETNNNNDTEINNDNIEITVSTIESESLMDTSVTDDQVEEIEIIEIIEEHPVVEVKVERQSTPINNGTPIDNSIPIDNSIPIDNSTSINNGAPMINSTPINNSTPTNEDSLESEPSSPKNSTPSLLDLHTLLHGKCFHKFTPKMWKLYKLSCILRKKQEVVIKRQLSFRERIKQAKQYSKSAAIDKLLSSLTPVQQTFLQMQIRATKYAPRDRRFTLDEKIAALSIMKQSSKCYQYLTQVFNLPSVQTLRSILQKVNVHPGRINFINRQLKRQVGLMKERDKVCLLMWDEMLLQLHVDYDARKKHIVGFEDFGSKRRARFADHALIFMVRGVQSGWKFPLAYYFCDGATKTDQLAEWIKDVAKIVIDSGLHLVAFMCNDGKRNLMAINKLKLESARLKKKRRQLYYGYITIKKQDIIPLFDPPHLIKGIRNNLLNNDLEFDCEEGEERKFASWEIIEQAYHMDLTHSMYRLMPKITAEHIIKSKMKKKKVKNAAQVLSTTMGGFIHHHTKLEGYVNTIYGPLKMPEKKGRDTAEIILFFDRLFDSVNGHTLKPEKPLRVAISHNSPHFPFWERAVKRLQRMRFVDRRNKNQLRDSVILKNWVTTVRGLRKLWIILKAYEFKCLKPRILNQDCLRHFFGQIRSFGVRNTNPTCMEFESSFKTLLINNLTSPRTVENTSENKIDGSLLFTLKEIICKEGECNDNSSEDLQTLDLERPSDATRQYLSICNSIAAKILHDSRIEGCDTCKNLLTDVTKSELVSNDDLTRTFESADEILRPNMSNVCYAHHTALMLETELYTQLDLRWLNCPRHGALLKKLLVSFAVEFYIEKWCDSINEILTQKDHDDSSK; from the exons ATGGGTAGACACTGCTGCGTCTTAGGATGTTCCACCGGGGTGAGTCTACCCTCTCACACCTTCCCCAAAGACGTCATTATGATGAACAAGTGGAGAAGGGCGGTTTATTCGGAGAGAATACGAGATATGACCAACGAGCAATTGAGAAAGTGCGTCGTATGCTACAGGCACTTTGCCGATACCGATTACGAGGCGATGTACAGATTGCGAAGGTTGAAACCTGGCGTTGTGCCGTCCTTACACCTGCCAAATAGTGGTAGTAATAACactgaaacaaataataataatgacactgaaataaataatgataatattgaGATTACTGTGAGTACGATAGAATCTGAGAGCTTAATGGATACGAGCGTGACTGATGATCAAGTTGAAGAAATTgagataatagaaataatagaaGAGCATCCCGTGGTAGAAGTTAAAGTAGAACGACAAAGTACTCCAATAAATAATGGTACTCCAATAGACAATAGTATTCCAATAGACAATAGTATTCCAATAGACAATAGTACTTCAATAAATAATGGTGCTCCAATGATCAATAGTACTCCAATAAATAATAGTACTCCGACAAATGAAGATTCTTTAGAATCGGAGCCTTCCTCGCCGAAAAATTCAACGCCCAGTTTGTTAGATCTTCATACTTTACTGCACGGAAAGTGCTTTCATAAATTTACGCCAAAAATGTGGAAGTTGTACAAGTTGTCGTGTATATTAAGAAAGAAGCAAGAGGTCGTTATAAAGAGGCAGTTGTCGTTTCGCGAACGTATAAAGCAAGCTAAGCAATATAGCAAAAGTGCCGCTATAGACAAACTACTGTCTTCATTAACGCCGGTCCAACAAACGTTTCTTCAAATGCAAATAAGAGCAACGAAATATGCCCCTAGG GATAGACGTTTCACGCTGGACGAAAAGATTGCAGCTTTGTCTATCATGAAACAATCCAGTAAATGTTACCAATACTTGACGCAAGTTTTCAATCTGCCCAGCGTACAAACATTACGATCTATACTTCAGAAAGTTAACGTTCATCCGGGCCgaattaactttataaatcgACAACTGAAAAGGCAAGTAGGACTGATGAAGGAGAGAGACAAGGTGTGTCTTTTAATGTGGGACGAGATGCTGTTGCAACTTCATGTGGACTACGACGCGAGGAAGAAGCATATTGTTGGTTTTGAAGATTTCGGCAGTAAGAGACGAGCGCGATTCGCCGATCATGCGTTAATATTTATGGTACGCGGCGTGCAAAGTGGATGGAAGTTCCCGCTGGCGTATTACTTTTGTGACGGTGCGACAAAAACTGATCAACTCGCCGAATGGATCAAAGATGTTGCCAAAATTGTAATTGACAGTGGATTGCACTTAGTCGCTTTTATGTGCAATGACGGAAAGAGGAATCTCATGGCTATAAATAAGCTGAAATTGGAATCGGCGAGGCTCAAAAAGAAACGAAGACAATTATATT ATggttatataacaataaaaaagcaAGACATAATCCCATTATTTGATCCACCACATCTCATCAAAGGCATAcgcaacaatttattaaataacgatCTCGAGTTTGATTGTGAGGAAGGAGAAGAACGAAAATTTGCGTCGTGGGAGATCATCGAACAAGCGTATCACATGGACTTGACTCACAGCATGTATCGATTAATGCCGAAAATTACTGCGGAgcacataataaaaagtaaaatgaagaaaaagaaagttaagAATGCCGCGCAGGTTTTAAGTACGACGATGGGTGGTTTCATACACCACCATACCAAATTAGAAG GATACGTGAATACGATCTACGGACCATTAAAgatgccggaaaagaagggaCGGGATACGGCGGAGATAATACTTTTCTTCGACCGATTGTTCGATTCCGTAAACGGGCACACGTTGAAGCCGGAGAAACCGTTAAGAGTTGCCATTTCGCACAACAGTCCGCACTTTCCGTTTTGGGAGAGGGCGGTAAAGCGGCTGCAGAGAATGCGGTTTGTCGATCGAAGGAACAAGAATCAATTGAGAGATTCGgttatcttgaaaaattggGTCACCACCGTCAGGGGATTGCGCAAATTGTGGATAATTTTGAAAGCGTACGAATTCAAATGCTTGAAGCCGCGAATTTTGAACCAGGACTGCCTTCGACATTTCTTCGGGCAGATCAGGTCCTTCGGCGTGAGGAATACCAATCCCACGTGCATGGAGTTCGAGAGTTCCTTTAAAACGCTGTTAATCAACAATCTGACGTCACCTCGCACCGTGGAGAACACCAGCGAGAATAAAATAGACGGGTCGTTGTTGTTCACGTTAAAAGAGATCATCTGCAAGGAGGGCGAATGCAACGACAATTCGTCGGAAGATCTGCAAACGTTAGACCTGGAGAGGCCTTCGGACGCGACGCGCCAATACCTGAGCATCTGCAATTCTATCGCAGCGAAAATCCTACACGATTCGCGTATCGAAGGATGCGACACGTGCAAAAATCTCCTGACAGACGTCACGAAGTCTGAATTAGTTAGCAACGATGATTTGACGAGGACGTTTGAAAGTGCCGACGAAATATTGAGGCCGAATATGAGCAACGTTTGTTACGCGCATCACACGGCGCTGATGTTGGAAACCGAATTGTACACGCAATTGGATTTACGCTGGTTGAACTGTCCGCGGCACGGTGCCCTGCTCAAAAAGTTGTTAGTATCGTTTGCAGTTGAATTTTACATCGAGAAGTGGTGCGACAGTATAAACGAAATTTTAACGCAGAAAGACCATGACGATTCGTCGAAATAG